In a single window of the Zea mays cultivar B73 chromosome 5, Zm-B73-REFERENCE-NAM-5.0, whole genome shotgun sequence genome:
- the LOC100275367 gene encoding uncharacterized protein LOC100275367 has protein sequence MAYLAPATAASSLRTPIYVAASSRRRSFLPAAVKAIASSAHPILSSLRMAASAAVLFAATSPALACTPSVPPPPLTPLTVTVSHDDAIPDASRLFEKLIIETACLARVGRADEARSRLSTAGCGESYARLLAAQVLFVDGKLDEAIAAFEELAREDPADYRPLFCQGVLYLALGREAESESMLERCREVGGDALIIDPSVMITPNVETEFDGEKPEPAKV, from the coding sequence ATGGCATATCTAGCTCCCGCGACCGCCGCCTCTTCTCTCCGCACCCCCATCTACGTAGCCGCCTCTTCCCGGCGCCGTTCCTTTCTCCCCGCCGCCGTCAAAGCCATCGCCAGTTCTGCACATCCCATCCTCTCCTCCCTCCGCATGGCCGCCTCCGCCGCCGTTCTCTTCGCCGCCACTTCCCCGGCACTCGCGTGCACCCCCTCCGTTCCTCCGCCCCCGCTCACTCCTCTGACAGTCACGGTGTCCCACGACGACGCCATCCCAGACGCCTCCCGACTCTTCGAGAAGCTGATAATCGAGACTGCCTGCCTCGCGCGCGTCGGCCGCGCGGACGAAGCGCGCTCGCGCCTGTCCACAGCCGGATGTGGAGAGAGCTACGCCCGCCTCCTAGCCGCTCAGGTTCTGTTCGTGGACGGGAAGTTGGACGAGGCGATCGCAGCATTCGAGGAGCTTGCGCGGGAGGACCCCGCCGACTATCGCCCTCTGTTCTGCCAGGGCGTGCTGTACCTCGCCCTTGGAAGGGAGGCGGAATCAGAGTCCATGCTCGAGCGATGCCGCGAGGTCGGCGGCGACGCGCTAATCATAGATCCGTCAGTGATGATAACGCCGAACGTGGAGACGGAATTCGATGGGGAGAAGCCGGAGCCGGCGAAGGTTTGA
- the LOC100193650 gene encoding Tobamovirus multiplication protein 3, whose protein sequence is MAAAPAPLPAPVADWWERVNGSPAWQDGIFWTLAVLYGAIATASFIQVARIQCRVPEYGWTTQKVFQFLNFVVNGARCSIFAFRRQVQQVNPPIFQHVILDLPGLAFFTTYALLALFWAEILYQARGIMTDRLRSGFYIINCVVYALQGFLWLWLWWNPNHSMLVTSKLFIAGLSFFTALGFLIYGGRLFIMLKYFPIESKGRQQKLREVGRVATICFCCFSARCIMMCFNAFDEEADLDVLDHPVLNLFYYLLVEILPSSLVLYILRRIPAKLRLSQYHPVSSS, encoded by the exons ATGgcggcggcgccggcgccccTGCCGGCGCCCGTCGCAGACTGGTGGGAGCGCGTCAACGGCTCGCCGGCGTGGCAGGACGGGATCTTCTGGACCCTCGCCGTCCTCTACGGTGCCATTGCTACCGCCTCATTC ATCCAAGTTGCCAGGATACAGTGCAGAGTCCCTGAATATGGATGGACAACCCAAAAGGTCTTCCAGTTCCTGAATTTCGTGGTCAATGGGG CCAGGTGCTCTATCTTTGCTTTCCGTCGCCAAGTGCAACAAGTGAACCCTCCG ATCTTTCAGCATGTTATTCTTGATCTTCCTGGCCTTGCATTCTTCACTACCTATGCACTGTTAGCGCTTTTCTGGGCCGAGATACTTTACCAAGCACGTGGAATAATGACTGATCGACTTAGATCAGGTTTCTACATCATTAATTGTGTTGTTTATGCATTGCAG GGTTTTCTGTGGTTGTGgctgtggtggaatccaaatcatTCTATGCTAGTCACTTCTAAGTTATTCATTGCAGGTCTTTCTTTTTTCACTGCCTTGGGTTTTCTGATCTATGGAGGAAG GCTTTTCATCATGCTGAAATATTTTCCTATTGAGTCAAAAGGGAGGCAACAAAAGCTGAGAGAAGTCGGCAGAGTTGCCACCATATGTTTCTGTTGTTTCTCGGCACGATGCATAATG ATGTGCTTCAATGCATTTGACGAGGAAGCTGACCTCGATGTTCTTGACCATCCAGTTCTGAATTTGTTCTATTACCTG CTTGTGGAGATTCTCCCTTCATCTCTTGTCCTGTACATTCTAAGGAGGATTCCTGCAAAGCTACGGCTATCCCAGTATCACCCCGTCAGCAGCAGCTAG
- the LOC100193650 gene encoding tobamovirus multiplication protein 3 isoform X2, protein MDNPKGLPVPEFRGQWGQVLYLCFPSPSATSEPSGLDALTLSCNIFQHVILDLPGLAFFTTYALLALFWAEILYQARGIMTDRLRSGFYIINCVVYALQGFLWLWLWWNPNHSMLVTSKLFIAGLSFFTALGFLIYGGRLFIMLKYFPIESKGRQQKLREVGRVATICFCCFSARCIMMCFNAFDEEADLDVLDHPVLNLFYYLLVEILPSSLVLYILRRIPAKLRLSQYHPVSSS, encoded by the exons ATGGACAACCCAAAAGGTCTTCCAGTTCCTGAATTTCGTGGTCAATGGGG CCAGGTGCTCTATCTTTGCTTTCCGTCGCCAAGTGCAACAAGTGAACCCTCCGGTTTGGACGCCTTAACTTTGTCCTGTAAT ATCTTTCAGCATGTTATTCTTGATCTTCCTGGCCTTGCATTCTTCACTACCTATGCACTGTTAGCGCTTTTCTGGGCCGAGATACTTTACCAAGCACGTGGAATAATGACTGATCGACTTAGATCAGGTTTCTACATCATTAATTGTGTTGTTTATGCATTGCAG GGTTTTCTGTGGTTGTGgctgtggtggaatccaaatcatTCTATGCTAGTCACTTCTAAGTTATTCATTGCAGGTCTTTCTTTTTTCACTGCCTTGGGTTTTCTGATCTATGGAGGAAG GCTTTTCATCATGCTGAAATATTTTCCTATTGAGTCAAAAGGGAGGCAACAAAAGCTGAGAGAAGTCGGCAGAGTTGCCACCATATGTTTCTGTTGTTTCTCGGCACGATGCATAATG ATGTGCTTCAATGCATTTGACGAGGAAGCTGACCTCGATGTTCTTGACCATCCAGTTCTGAATTTGTTCTATTACCTG CTTGTGGAGATTCTCCCTTCATCTCTTGTCCTGTACATTCTAAGGAGGATTCCTGCAAAGCTACGGCTATCCCAGTATCACCCCGTCAGCAGCAGCTAG
- the LOC100193650 gene encoding tobamovirus multiplication protein 3 isoform X1 → MAAAPAPLPAPVADWWERVNGSPAWQDGIFWTLAVLYGAIATASFIQVARIQCRVPEYGWTTQKVFQFLNFVVNGARCSIFAFRRQVQQVNPPIFQHVILDLPGLAFFTTYALLALFWAEILYQARGIMTDRLRSGFYIINCVVYALQGFLWLWLWWNPNHSMLVTSKLFIAGRQQKLREVGRVATICFCCFSARCIMMCFNAFDEEADLDVLDHPVLNLFYYLLVEILPSSLVLYILRRIPAKLRLSQYHPVSSS, encoded by the exons ATGgcggcggcgccggcgccccTGCCGGCGCCCGTCGCAGACTGGTGGGAGCGCGTCAACGGCTCGCCGGCGTGGCAGGACGGGATCTTCTGGACCCTCGCCGTCCTCTACGGTGCCATTGCTACCGCCTCATTC ATCCAAGTTGCCAGGATACAGTGCAGAGTCCCTGAATATGGATGGACAACCCAAAAGGTCTTCCAGTTCCTGAATTTCGTGGTCAATGGGG CCAGGTGCTCTATCTTTGCTTTCCGTCGCCAAGTGCAACAAGTGAACCCTCCG ATCTTTCAGCATGTTATTCTTGATCTTCCTGGCCTTGCATTCTTCACTACCTATGCACTGTTAGCGCTTTTCTGGGCCGAGATACTTTACCAAGCACGTGGAATAATGACTGATCGACTTAGATCAGGTTTCTACATCATTAATTGTGTTGTTTATGCATTGCAG GGTTTTCTGTGGTTGTGgctgtggtggaatccaaatcatTCTATGCTAGTCACTTCTAAGTTATTCATTGCAG GGAGGCAACAAAAGCTGAGAGAAGTCGGCAGAGTTGCCACCATATGTTTCTGTTGTTTCTCGGCACGATGCATAATG ATGTGCTTCAATGCATTTGACGAGGAAGCTGACCTCGATGTTCTTGACCATCCAGTTCTGAATTTGTTCTATTACCTG CTTGTGGAGATTCTCCCTTCATCTCTTGTCCTGTACATTCTAAGGAGGATTCCTGCAAAGCTACGGCTATCCCAGTATCACCCCGTCAGCAGCAGCTAG
- the LOC100193480 gene encoding uncharacterized protein LOC100193480, whose amino-acid sequence MEAYFLFHSGRAHEFAYAEQEEDIGSPSDSEPPSTSTSRESAGSSAELDDDATSSGSGSGSDRFEMSALMTQLPPFKRGLSRFFDGKSQSFASLAAVGSLEDLPKPARKRLKPSRSCGGALDAHRGRLLSPRRHYCTKPTARTRKAAARSGTLSVLAAGAPRMPPAVARAEGVAAKVLIVS is encoded by the coding sequence ATGGAGGCCTACTTCTTGTTCCACAGCGGGAGGGCGCACGAGTTCGCGTACGCGGAGCAGGAGGAGGACATCGGCTCGCCGTCGGATTCCGAACCCCCGTCCACGTCCACGTCGAGGGAGTCCGCGGGCTCGTCGGCGGAGCTCGACGACGACGCCAcctcctccggctccggctccggctcggACCGCTTCGAGATGTCCGCCCTCATGACGCAGCTCCCTCCCTTCAAGCGGGGCCTGTCCAGGTTCTTCGACGGCAAGTCGCAGTCCTTCGCCTCGCTCGCCGCCGTGGGGTCGCTAGAGGACCTGCCCAAGCCGGCCCGGAAGCGCCTCAAGCCGTCGCGGAGCTGCGGCGGCGCCCTCGACGCGCACCGCGGACGCCTCCTCTCGCCGCGCAGGCATTATTGCACCAAGCCCACCGCTAGGACTAGGAAGGCAGCCGCGAGGAGCGGCACGTTGTCGGTTCTCGCGGCCGGCGCGCCGAGGATGCCGCCGGCGGTGGCGAGGGCCGAGGGCGTGGCCGCCAAGGTTCTGATCGTCAGTTGA